Proteins from one Streptomyces genisteinicus genomic window:
- a CDS encoding MarR family winged helix-turn-helix transcriptional regulator, with product MAERSQFEELARQLSAVGAVKRSLARILPADCPSGAAAVLSLTSRYGEMRMGRLAELLAVDMSVTSRHVAHVVDRGWLERLPDPDDRRSRILRLTPAGEELMEDLGRRTTDMFAHHLGDWSDEDVGRLNELLARLRESVGDCRAHTPRAPARQTS from the coding sequence ATGGCCGAGCGGAGTCAGTTCGAGGAGCTGGCCCGCCAGCTCAGCGCCGTGGGAGCCGTGAAGCGCAGCCTCGCGCGCATCCTGCCCGCGGACTGCCCCTCCGGCGCCGCCGCCGTGCTCTCGCTGACCAGCCGGTACGGGGAGATGCGGATGGGCCGCCTCGCCGAGCTGCTGGCCGTCGACATGTCGGTGACCAGCAGGCACGTGGCACACGTCGTGGACCGCGGCTGGCTGGAACGCCTGCCCGACCCGGACGACCGGCGCTCGCGCATCCTGCGGCTCACGCCCGCGGGCGAGGAACTGATGGAGGACCTCGGCCGGCGGACCACGGACATGTTCGCGCACCACCTCGGCGACTGGTCCGACGAGGACGTCGGACGGCTCAACGAACTGCTGGCCCGCCTCCGGGAATCCGTCGGGGACTGCCGGGCCCACACCCCCCGTGCACCTGCACGGCAGACGAGTTAA
- a CDS encoding MFS transporter: protein MATTTPSGVRGGHAKHGGGPAAAGGAPPMTHRQIMEALSGLLLGMFVAILSSTIVSNALPQIIGDLGGGQSAYTWVVTSALLATTATTPLWGKLSDLFSKKLLVQIALVIFVLGSVVAGLSQNPAMLIACRVVQGIGAGGLAALSQVVIAAMIAPRERGRYSGYIGATFAVATVGGPLLGGVITDTEWLGWRWCFYVGVPFAVLALIVLQKTLKLPVTRRKVRIDWTGAFLITAAVSLLLVWITFAGDKYDWMSWQTCAMVAGSVLLGALFLLTESRAAEPIIPLRLFRNRTITLASLASLFVGVAMFAGTVFFSQYFQLARGESPTMSGVLTIPMIAGLFVSSTVSGQVITRTGRWKAWLVSGGVLVTAGLGLLGTMRYDTPYWHIAVYMAVLGLGIGMMMQNLVLCTQNQVAPQDLGAASSVVTFFRTLGGAMGVSALGAVLGTKVSDYVRDGLAALGPEGAAAGHGGTGGGGIPDLDALPEPIRLVMENAYGHGVGDVFLYSAPFALIALVLTVFIKEVALKTHNSDPVPQTAAAVEAAATAEAAVLPAAPAPVAAAETEPQLSGPSVGGIVRGAEGAPVPQAAVTLISPAGRQLGRSVARADGGYALDAPGAGSYVLIASADGFQPQAATVVVAEEPLAYDILLVGTSGLAGLVRSAGDGSPVDGAMVVVTDVRGDVLATGRSTAQGEFAFAELVPGTVTVAVSAEGHRPLALPVEIGGQGVTRVEALLRAGAVLRGVVRGAGGGPLADARVTLVDAAGNVAGTATTGDDGAYAFADLDTGEYTVIATGYPPAAGAVTVTGSGPEGHDIELAHPGE, encoded by the coding sequence ATGGCTACGACCACGCCATCCGGTGTGCGGGGCGGCCACGCCAAGCACGGAGGGGGTCCCGCCGCGGCCGGCGGGGCGCCGCCGATGACCCACCGGCAGATCATGGAGGCGCTCTCCGGGCTGCTGCTCGGCATGTTCGTCGCGATCCTCTCGTCGACGATCGTCTCCAACGCCCTGCCCCAGATCATCGGCGACCTCGGCGGCGGCCAGAGCGCCTACACCTGGGTCGTCACCTCCGCGCTGCTCGCCACCACCGCCACCACCCCCCTGTGGGGCAAGCTGTCGGACCTCTTCTCCAAGAAGCTGCTGGTCCAGATAGCCCTGGTGATCTTCGTCCTGGGATCGGTCGTCGCCGGCCTCTCCCAGAACCCGGCCATGCTCATCGCCTGCCGGGTCGTCCAGGGCATCGGCGCCGGCGGTCTCGCCGCGCTCTCCCAGGTCGTGATCGCCGCGATGATCGCCCCCCGCGAGCGCGGCCGCTACAGCGGCTACATCGGTGCGACCTTCGCGGTCGCGACCGTCGGCGGGCCGCTGCTCGGCGGCGTGATCACCGACACCGAGTGGCTGGGCTGGCGCTGGTGCTTCTACGTAGGCGTGCCGTTCGCGGTGCTCGCCCTGATCGTCCTGCAGAAGACGCTCAAGCTGCCGGTCACCCGCCGCAAGGTCAGGATCGACTGGACCGGCGCCTTCCTGATCACCGCCGCCGTCTCGCTGCTGCTGGTCTGGATCACCTTCGCGGGCGACAAGTACGACTGGATGTCGTGGCAGACCTGCGCGATGGTCGCCGGTTCCGTGCTGCTCGGCGCGCTGTTCCTGCTCACCGAGTCCAGGGCGGCCGAACCGATCATCCCGCTGCGGCTGTTCCGCAACCGGACCATCACCCTCGCCTCGCTCGCCTCGCTCTTCGTGGGTGTCGCGATGTTCGCGGGCACCGTCTTCTTCAGCCAGTACTTCCAGCTCGCCCGGGGCGAGTCGCCCACCATGTCCGGCGTGCTGACCATCCCGATGATCGCCGGACTGTTCGTCTCGTCGACCGTCTCCGGGCAGGTCATCACCCGCACCGGCCGCTGGAAGGCGTGGCTCGTCAGCGGCGGCGTGCTGGTCACCGCCGGGCTCGGCCTGCTGGGCACCATGCGGTACGACACCCCGTACTGGCACATCGCGGTCTACATGGCCGTCCTGGGTCTCGGCATCGGCATGATGATGCAGAACCTGGTGCTCTGCACGCAGAACCAGGTCGCCCCGCAGGACCTCGGCGCCGCCAGCTCCGTCGTCACCTTCTTCCGCACCCTCGGCGGCGCCATGGGCGTCTCCGCGCTGGGCGCGGTGCTCGGCACCAAGGTCAGCGACTACGTGCGGGACGGCCTCGCGGCACTCGGTCCCGAGGGCGCGGCCGCCGGCCACGGCGGCACCGGCGGCGGGGGCATCCCCGACCTGGACGCCCTCCCCGAGCCGATCCGCCTGGTGATGGAGAACGCGTACGGGCACGGCGTCGGCGACGTCTTCCTCTACTCGGCCCCGTTCGCGCTGATCGCCCTCGTGCTGACCGTCTTCATCAAGGAGGTCGCCCTGAAGACGCACAACAGCGACCCCGTGCCGCAGACCGCCGCCGCCGTCGAGGCGGCCGCCACCGCGGAAGCCGCCGTGCTCCCCGCGGCGCCCGCCCCCGTGGCGGCCGCCGAGACCGAGCCGCAGCTCAGCGGTCCGTCGGTGGGCGGGATCGTCCGCGGCGCCGAGGGCGCGCCCGTGCCGCAGGCCGCGGTCACGCTGATCTCACCGGCCGGCCGCCAGCTCGGCCGCTCGGTCGCCCGCGCCGACGGCGGCTACGCCCTCGATGCGCCCGGCGCCGGCTCGTACGTGCTGATCGCCTCCGCGGACGGCTTCCAGCCGCAGGCCGCCACGGTGGTCGTCGCGGAGGAGCCGCTGGCCTACGACATCCTGCTCGTCGGCACGAGCGGGCTCGCCGGCCTGGTGCGGTCCGCGGGCGACGGGTCCCCCGTCGACGGCGCGATGGTCGTGGTGACCGACGTGCGGGGCGACGTGCTGGCCACCGGCCGGAGCACCGCGCAGGGCGAGTTCGCCTTCGCCGAGCTGGTGCCCGGCACCGTGACGGTCGCCGTCAGCGCCGAGGGCCACCGCCCGCTGGCCCTGCCGGTCGAGATCGGCGGCCAGGGCGTCACCCGCGTCGAGGCCCTGCTGCGGGCCGGAGCGGTGCTCCGGGGCGTGGTGCGCGGCGCGGGCGGCGGGCCGCTGGCCGACGCCAGGGTCACCCTGGTGGACGCCGCGGGCAACGTCGCCGGCACGGCGACGACCGGCGACGACGGCGCGTACGCCTTCGCCGACCTCGACACCGGGGAGTACACGGTCATCGCGACCGGCTACCCGCCGGCGGCCGGCGCCGTGACGGTCACGGGCTCCGGCCCGGAGGGCCACGACATCGAGCTCGCCCACCCGGGCGAGTGA
- a CDS encoding YceI family protein has product MTLRAQVRTRDGWAVQHAVVTVTDMAGAQVLRAQADEDGRVADPVELPAGAYTVVVTALGYTPAASTALVTASGRVDAGTVVLARQGGAELPPPGVWTIDPAHSSVSAVVQHLGISSVRGRFGSFGGTVEVAPDLERSRVSALIAADSVDTGNDLRDKHLRSPDFLDTGNFPEITYVSTGVAPAGPDRWTVHGELSLHGVVRPVPLDLVCLGTGPDPWGGVRAAFRATAELRRDDFAMNWNQVVQAGVAAVGTTLRVELDIQAVQGERLP; this is encoded by the coding sequence ATGACACTTCGCGCACAGGTGAGGACCCGGGACGGCTGGGCGGTCCAGCACGCCGTGGTCACCGTCACCGACATGGCCGGCGCCCAGGTGCTGCGGGCACAGGCGGACGAGGACGGCCGGGTCGCCGACCCGGTGGAGCTGCCCGCCGGGGCGTACACGGTGGTGGTCACCGCACTCGGCTACACGCCGGCCGCCTCGACCGCCCTGGTGACCGCGAGCGGACGGGTGGACGCCGGGACGGTGGTGCTCGCCCGCCAGGGCGGGGCCGAACTCCCGCCGCCCGGCGTGTGGACCATCGACCCCGCGCACTCCTCGGTGTCCGCCGTCGTCCAGCACCTGGGCATCTCCAGCGTGCGGGGACGGTTCGGCTCGTTCGGCGGCACCGTCGAGGTCGCCCCCGACCTCGAACGCTCCCGGGTCTCCGCGCTGATCGCGGCCGACTCCGTGGACACCGGCAACGACCTGCGGGACAAGCACCTGCGCTCCCCCGACTTCCTGGACACCGGGAACTTCCCCGAGATCACCTACGTGTCCACCGGTGTGGCGCCCGCCGGCCCCGACCGGTGGACGGTGCACGGCGAGCTGTCGCTGCACGGCGTCGTGCGGCCGGTCCCCCTCGACCTCGTCTGCCTCGGCACCGGCCCCGACCCGTGGGGCGGGGTGCGGGCCGCCTTCCGCGCGACGGCCGAACTCCGCCGCGACGACTTCGCGATGAACTGGAACCAGGTCGTGCAGGCGGGGGTCGCGGCCGTCGGCACGACGCTCAGGGTCGAACTCGACATCCAGGCGGTGCAGGGCGAACGGCTCCCCTGA
- a CDS encoding PPOX class F420-dependent oxidoreductase: MARHIATNTTVDLDRLLDFVRPRHRALLLTRRSDGSPQASPLTCGVDDAGRVVVSTYPERAKTRNARRDERVSVVVLSDDWNGPWVQIDGTAEVIDSPASVEPLVEYFRNISGEHPDWDEYRAAMVEQGKSIIRITPVRWGPIATGGFPARLAQD; the protein is encoded by the coding sequence ATGGCACGCCACATCGCCACCAACACCACGGTGGACCTGGACCGGTTGCTGGACTTCGTACGCCCCCGCCACCGCGCGCTGCTCCTCACGCGCCGCTCGGACGGGTCGCCGCAGGCGTCACCGCTGACGTGCGGGGTGGACGACGCGGGACGGGTGGTCGTCTCGACGTACCCGGAACGCGCCAAGACCCGCAACGCGCGGCGGGACGAGCGGGTGAGCGTGGTCGTCCTCTCCGATGACTGGAACGGGCCCTGGGTGCAGATCGACGGCACGGCCGAGGTGATCGACTCCCCCGCCTCGGTGGAGCCGCTGGTCGAGTACTTCCGCAACATCTCCGGGGAGCACCCGGACTGGGACGAGTACCGCGCGGCGATGGTGGAGCAGGGGAAGTCGATCATCCGGATCACCCCGGTGCGCTGGGGGCCGATCGCCACCGGCGGCTTCCCGGCGCGGCTCGCGCAGGACTGA
- a CDS encoding TetR/AcrR family transcriptional regulator, whose amino-acid sequence MVPASDRATDPAKTSVWLAKGPGRERGRRSGQPDGLGRDKIIEATVRLLDRHGAPSFSMRKLAAELDVTAMSLYWYVETKDDLLELALDSVFEGLELPGPDEREDWRDRLRDLARTYRGLLVRHPWVSGLIGTFLNIGPNSLAFSRAVQEVIGSSGLSPDARMGGLAAVFQFVYGFGTIEGHFVQRCASAGLSQDEYFRRAMGTIGERPELSREFEQATEIMEARGGATVEEMRERDFAFALDLLVAGIEAMVARSK is encoded by the coding sequence ATGGTGCCAGCGTCCGACCGCGCGACGGACCCCGCCAAGACGAGCGTGTGGCTCGCCAAGGGGCCCGGGCGGGAGCGGGGACGCAGGTCCGGCCAGCCGGACGGACTCGGCCGCGACAAGATCATCGAGGCGACCGTGCGCCTGCTCGACCGGCACGGGGCGCCCAGCTTCTCGATGCGCAAGCTCGCCGCCGAACTCGACGTCACCGCCATGTCCCTCTACTGGTACGTCGAGACCAAGGACGACCTGCTGGAGCTCGCCCTCGACTCGGTGTTCGAAGGGCTCGAACTTCCCGGTCCGGACGAACGGGAGGACTGGCGGGACCGGCTGCGCGACCTCGCGCGCACCTACCGCGGCCTGCTGGTGCGCCACCCGTGGGTCTCCGGGCTGATCGGCACCTTCCTGAACATCGGACCGAACTCCCTGGCCTTCTCCCGGGCCGTGCAGGAGGTGATCGGCAGTTCCGGCCTCTCCCCCGACGCCCGGATGGGCGGGCTGGCCGCGGTCTTCCAGTTCGTCTACGGCTTCGGCACGATCGAGGGCCACTTCGTGCAGCGCTGCGCCTCCGCCGGTCTCAGCCAGGACGAGTACTTCCGCCGGGCGATGGGGACCATCGGCGAACGCCCGGAGCTGAGCCGCGAGTTCGAGCAGGCCACCGAGATCATGGAGGCCCGCGGCGGAGCGACCGTCGAGGAGATGCGGGAGCGGGACTTCGCGTTCGCCCTCGATCTGCTGGTGGCGGGCATCGAGGCGATGGTGGCCCGCTCGAAGTGA
- a CDS encoding MFS transporter — protein MTATTAANRTAPSGHPQRWLILGVICLAQLTVLLDNTVLSVAIPSLTRELHASTADIQWMINAYSLVQSGLLLTAGNAADRYGRKKMLLAGLAVFGTGSLAAGLATTSGQLVAARAGMGVGGALLMTTTLAVVVQIFDDAERVRAIALWSTVSSLGFAAGPLVGGVMLDHFWWGAIFLINIPVAAVGLFAVVALVPESRNPEGDRPDLLGALLSTIGMTAVVYAIISGPEHGWTSAPVTAAAAGGLLVLGCFVLWELRTPHPMLDMHFFRDQRFTGAVAGAVLVAFGMTGSLFLLTQHLQFVLGYGPLDAGLRTAPLALTVVALNLTGIGARLVTRLGTPAVIAYGMTLVAAGLAAIALLGSHGYGGMLLGLVVMGAGVALSMPAMANAIMSAIPPEKAGVGAGINGTLAEFGNGLGVAVLGAVLNSRFAALAPAAVGAVSLPAALAGADGAGERARIEDAFASGLETSQLAGAVAVLAGGLLAAALLRRAERRDAPRRGEHPSGGAPEHPSDPAAGQPSGGAAGQRLPQGPADGAEPQA, from the coding sequence ATGACGGCGACGACCGCCGCGAACCGCACGGCCCCCTCGGGCCACCCGCAGCGCTGGCTGATCCTCGGCGTCATCTGCCTCGCCCAGCTCACCGTGCTGCTGGACAACACCGTCCTGTCCGTCGCCATCCCCTCCCTCACCCGTGAACTGCACGCCTCCACGGCCGACATCCAGTGGATGATCAACGCCTACTCGCTCGTGCAGTCCGGCCTCCTGCTCACCGCGGGCAACGCGGCCGACCGCTACGGGCGCAAGAAGATGCTGTTGGCCGGGCTCGCGGTCTTCGGCACGGGGTCGCTCGCCGCGGGCCTCGCCACCACCTCGGGCCAACTCGTCGCCGCCCGGGCCGGTATGGGCGTCGGCGGCGCGCTGCTGATGACGACCACCCTCGCCGTCGTCGTGCAGATCTTCGACGACGCCGAGCGGGTCAGGGCGATCGCCCTCTGGTCCACCGTCAGCTCGCTCGGCTTCGCCGCCGGGCCGCTGGTGGGCGGGGTGATGCTCGACCACTTCTGGTGGGGCGCGATCTTCCTGATCAACATCCCGGTCGCCGCCGTCGGCCTGTTCGCCGTCGTCGCCCTCGTCCCCGAGTCCCGCAACCCCGAGGGCGACCGGCCCGACCTGCTCGGCGCACTGCTCTCCACGATCGGCATGACCGCCGTCGTCTACGCGATCATCTCCGGCCCCGAGCACGGCTGGACCTCCGCCCCGGTGACGGCCGCGGCCGCCGGCGGACTGCTGGTGCTCGGCTGCTTCGTCCTCTGGGAGCTGCGGACCCCGCACCCGATGCTGGACATGCACTTCTTCCGCGACCAGCGCTTCACGGGCGCGGTCGCCGGCGCGGTGCTCGTCGCGTTCGGCATGACGGGGTCGCTCTTCCTGCTCACCCAGCACCTGCAGTTCGTCCTCGGCTACGGCCCGCTGGACGCCGGGCTGCGCACCGCCCCGCTGGCCCTCACCGTCGTCGCGCTCAACCTCACGGGGATCGGCGCCCGGCTGGTGACGCGGCTCGGCACCCCCGCCGTCATCGCGTACGGCATGACCCTGGTCGCCGCCGGTCTCGCCGCGATCGCGCTGCTCGGTTCGCACGGCTACGGCGGGATGCTGCTCGGCCTGGTCGTGATGGGCGCGGGTGTGGCCCTGTCGATGCCCGCGATGGCGAACGCCATCATGAGCGCGATCCCGCCCGAGAAGGCCGGGGTCGGCGCCGGGATCAACGGCACCCTCGCCGAGTTCGGCAACGGGCTCGGGGTCGCGGTGCTCGGCGCCGTGCTCAACTCCCGTTTCGCGGCACTCGCTCCCGCCGCGGTCGGCGCGGTGTCCCTGCCCGCGGCCCTCGCGGGGGCGGACGGGGCGGGCGAGCGGGCCCGGATCGAGGACGCCTTCGCCTCCGGCCTGGAGACGAGCCAGCTGGCCGGAGCGGTGGCCGTCCTCGCGGGCGGCCTGCTCGCCGCGGCCCTGCTGCGCCGCGCGGAGCGCCGGGACGCCCCACGGCGCGGGGAGCACCCGTCCGGCGGGGCGCCGGAACACCCGTCCGACCCTGCGGCGGGGCAGCCGTCCGGCGGCGCGGCGGGGCAGCGGCTCCCGCAAGGCCCCGCAGACGGGGCGGAGCCGCAGGCATAG
- a CDS encoding glycosyltransferase family 39 protein yields MTTTSPPAAVPFAPRPGAVRRLWRGREADPRWARPALLALLLLTGLAYLWNLSASGYANSFYSAAVQAGSESWKAFFFGSSDAANSITVDKPPAALWPMALSVRLFGLGSWQILLPEVLMGVATVGVVHAAVRRRFSPAAGLIAGAVLALTPVAALMFRFNNPDALLALLMTVTVYCVLRALEGARTAWLVWAGVAVGFAFLTKTLQAFLILPPLALVYAVCAPAPLRRRLGQLALAGLAVVVAGGWWVAVVAWWPASSRPYIGGSQNNSFLELTFGYNGLGRLNGEETGSVGGGGGGRGGGGWGETGIDRMFAGNIGGQIAWLLPAALILLVAGLVLTRRAQRTDTVRAAFLVWGGALLVTAAIFSFMAGIFHEYYTVALAPYVAALVGMGSTMLWEERSRPLPAAVLGGTTAVTAWWSYTLLGRSEDYLPWLRPAVLAGGVAAAVGLLIAARTGRAARAVALGAAALGLAASLAGPAAYTVTTLGEGHAGSIVTAGPAVAGGRGGPGGGPGGGFGGRGDDGGMRPPGGQGQGNGPGQGQGDGTPPAGFPGGGPDGGGDGTDGNGPAGTGTGGSAGPGTGNGSGRGGGGGGGGGMGGLLNGADVDPETAAALSEDADAYTWVAAAVGSQNAASYQLATEKPVMAIGGFNGSDPSPTLARFKQYVADGRIHWFIAGGTGGGMGGPGGAGAEAGGTATGGGGAGGPGGGTSAAVSAWVQETFTQVTVGGATLYDLTDPV; encoded by the coding sequence ATGACCACCACCAGTCCCCCCGCCGCCGTGCCGTTCGCGCCGCGCCCGGGAGCCGTCCGACGCCTGTGGCGGGGCCGGGAGGCGGATCCGCGCTGGGCGCGGCCCGCCCTCCTCGCCCTGCTGCTCCTGACGGGGCTCGCCTACCTCTGGAACCTCAGCGCCTCCGGCTACGCGAACTCCTTCTACTCGGCGGCCGTGCAGGCGGGCAGCGAGAGCTGGAAGGCGTTCTTCTTCGGCTCCTCCGACGCGGCGAACTCCATCACCGTCGACAAGCCCCCGGCCGCCCTGTGGCCGATGGCCCTCTCCGTGCGGCTCTTCGGACTGGGCTCCTGGCAGATCCTGCTGCCCGAGGTGCTGATGGGCGTCGCCACGGTGGGGGTCGTCCACGCCGCCGTCCGGCGGCGGTTCAGCCCCGCGGCGGGTCTGATCGCGGGCGCGGTGCTCGCGCTGACGCCGGTCGCCGCGCTGATGTTCCGGTTCAACAACCCGGACGCGCTGCTCGCCCTGCTGATGACCGTGACGGTCTACTGCGTGCTGCGCGCCCTCGAGGGCGCGCGCACGGCGTGGCTCGTGTGGGCGGGCGTGGCCGTGGGGTTCGCGTTCCTGACCAAGACGCTCCAGGCGTTCCTGATCCTGCCTCCGCTGGCCCTGGTCTACGCGGTGTGCGCCCCGGCGCCCCTGCGTCGCAGGCTCGGCCAGCTCGCCCTCGCAGGGCTGGCCGTCGTGGTGGCGGGCGGCTGGTGGGTGGCGGTCGTCGCATGGTGGCCGGCGTCCTCGCGGCCGTACATCGGCGGCTCCCAGAACAACAGCTTCCTCGAACTCACCTTCGGCTACAACGGACTCGGCCGCCTCAACGGCGAGGAGACCGGCAGCGTCGGCGGAGGAGGCGGCGGGCGCGGCGGCGGTGGCTGGGGGGAGACCGGCATCGACCGGATGTTCGCCGGGAACATCGGCGGCCAGATCGCCTGGCTGCTGCCCGCGGCGCTGATCCTGCTCGTCGCGGGCCTCGTCCTCACCCGGCGCGCCCAGCGCACGGACACGGTCCGGGCGGCGTTCCTCGTCTGGGGCGGGGCGCTCCTCGTCACGGCCGCGATCTTCAGCTTCATGGCCGGGATCTTCCACGAGTACTACACGGTGGCACTCGCCCCCTACGTCGCCGCCCTGGTGGGCATGGGCAGCACGATGCTCTGGGAGGAACGCTCCAGGCCCCTCCCGGCCGCGGTGCTCGGCGGGACGACCGCCGTGACGGCCTGGTGGTCGTACACGCTGCTCGGGCGCAGCGAGGACTACCTGCCGTGGCTGCGGCCGGCGGTGCTGGCCGGCGGCGTCGCCGCCGCCGTGGGGCTGCTGATCGCCGCCCGGACGGGCCGGGCGGCGCGTGCCGTGGCCCTCGGGGCGGCCGCGCTCGGGCTGGCGGCGTCGCTCGCCGGGCCCGCGGCGTACACGGTCACCACGCTCGGCGAGGGCCACGCGGGGTCGATCGTCACGGCGGGGCCCGCGGTGGCGGGCGGCCGGGGCGGTCCGGGCGGCGGTCCCGGGGGCGGCTTCGGCGGCCGGGGGGACGACGGAGGCATGCGGCCCCCGGGCGGCCAGGGCCAAGGCAACGGACCGGGCCAGGGGCAGGGCGACGGCACCCCGCCGGCCGGCTTCCCGGGCGGAGGTCCGGACGGCGGCGGCGACGGGACCGACGGAAACGGCCCCGCCGGCACCGGCACCGGCGGATCCGCGGGCCCCGGCACCGGCAACGGCTCCGGCCGAGGCGGTGGCGGTGGTGGCGGAGGTGGCATGGGCGGACTGCTGAACGGCGCCGATGTCGACCCCGAGACCGCGGCGGCGCTCTCCGAGGACGCGGACGCGTACACATGGGTGGCCGCCGCCGTCGGCTCCCAGAACGCCGCGAGCTACCAACTGGCGACCGAGAAGCCGGTGATGGCGATCGGGGGCTTCAACGGCAGCGATCCCTCGCCGACGCTCGCCCGGTTCAAGCAGTACGTGGCGGACGGCCGGATCCACTGGTTCATCGCCGGCGGCACGGGCGGCGGCATGGGCGGTCCGGGCGGAGCCGGCGCAGAGGCGGGCGGCACCGCCACCGGCGGGGGCGGAGCGGGAGGCCCCGGCGGCGGCACGTCCGCAGCGGTCTCGGCCTGGGTCCAGGAGACGTTCACCCAGGTCACCGTGGGCGGCGCCACCCTGTACGACCTCACCGACCCGGTATAG
- a CDS encoding glycosyltransferase, with product MRTDTPRGTLPAREHLLAEAAGPPVLDVVVPVYNEEADLERCVLRLHDHLTRTFPYGFRITVADNASTDRTPRVAAALAARLPEVRSHRLEQKGRGRALRTVWSASDAPVLAYMDVDLSTDLNALLPLVAPLISGHSDLAIGSRLARASRVVRGPKREFISRTYNLILRGSLAARFSDAQCGFKAIRGDVAERLLPMVEDTGWFFDTELLVLAERAGLRIHEVPVDWVDDPHSSVHLVRTATDDLKGVWRVGRALAVGALPLDRLARPFGDDPRDRRLPGVPRGLARQLVGFCAVGVLSTLLYLLLWTAFRTGLGPQAANAAALLLSAVANTAANRRLTFGVRGRDRAVRHQAQGLVVFGIGLALTSGSLAALDAAAGNPSHSTELAVLIAANLAATVLRFLLFRAWVFPERRHEPAAPPAGDPARRTADDPALPADGPVLPAGDPSPPVAAAAGRTPVSPPAARTAAVPGAPAARTTDETTNRGLAR from the coding sequence ATGCGAACCGACACCCCTCGGGGGACCCTTCCGGCCCGTGAGCATCTGCTCGCCGAGGCCGCCGGTCCGCCCGTGCTCGACGTCGTGGTCCCCGTGTACAACGAGGAGGCCGATCTCGAACGGTGCGTGCTGCGGCTGCACGACCACCTGACGCGGACCTTCCCCTACGGCTTCCGGATCACCGTCGCCGACAACGCCAGCACCGACCGCACTCCCCGGGTGGCCGCGGCGCTGGCGGCACGCCTCCCCGAGGTGCGGTCGCACCGGCTGGAGCAGAAGGGCCGCGGACGGGCACTGCGCACGGTCTGGTCGGCCTCGGACGCCCCGGTGCTGGCCTACATGGACGTGGACCTGTCCACCGACCTCAACGCGCTGCTCCCGCTGGTCGCCCCGCTGATCTCCGGGCACTCCGACCTGGCGATCGGTTCCCGGCTCGCCCGTGCCTCACGGGTGGTGCGCGGCCCGAAGCGGGAGTTCATCTCCCGGACGTACAACCTGATCCTGCGGGGCTCGCTCGCCGCACGCTTCTCCGACGCGCAGTGCGGGTTCAAGGCGATCCGCGGGGACGTGGCCGAGCGGCTGCTGCCGATGGTCGAGGACACCGGCTGGTTCTTCGACACGGAGCTCCTGGTGCTCGCCGAGCGGGCCGGGCTGCGGATCCACGAGGTCCCCGTCGACTGGGTGGACGACCCGCACTCCAGCGTCCACCTCGTCCGCACCGCGACCGACGACCTCAAGGGCGTCTGGCGGGTGGGCCGCGCGCTGGCCGTCGGCGCGCTGCCGCTGGACCGGCTGGCCCGTCCGTTCGGCGACGACCCCCGCGACCGGCGGCTGCCGGGCGTACCGCGCGGACTCGCCCGGCAGCTGGTGGGCTTCTGCGCGGTGGGCGTGCTGTCGACGCTGCTGTACCTGCTGCTCTGGACCGCCTTCCGGACCGGCCTCGGCCCGCAGGCGGCGAACGCGGCGGCGCTGCTGCTGTCCGCCGTCGCCAACACCGCGGCCAACCGGCGGCTCACCTTCGGCGTGCGCGGCCGCGACCGGGCGGTGCGGCACCAGGCGCAGGGCCTGGTCGTGTTCGGCATCGGTCTGGCGCTCACCAGCGGTTCGCTGGCGGCTCTGGACGCCGCCGCGGGGAATCCCTCCCACTCCACGGAGCTCGCCGTGCTGATCGCCGCCAACCTGGCCGCGACCGTGCTGCGGTTCCTGCTCTTCCGGGCCTGGGTCTTCCCCGAACGCCGCCACGAGCCGGCCGCCCCGCCCGCCGGTGACCCGGCACGGCGGACCGCCGACGACCCGGCTCTCCCCGCCGACGGCCCGGTCCTCCCCGCCGGGGACCCGTCCCCACCCGTCGCCGCGGCCGCCGGCCGCACCCCGGTGTCCCCGCCCGCGGCGCGGACCGCTGCCGTGCCGGGGGCGCCTGCCGCCCGGACCACCGACGAGACGACGAACCGAGGACTCGCACGATGA